The Vicia villosa cultivar HV-30 ecotype Madison, WI linkage group LG1, Vvil1.0, whole genome shotgun sequence genome includes a region encoding these proteins:
- the LOC131644820 gene encoding GDSL esterase/lipase At1g29670-like — translation MDFETKTLLIFPLFLLAACYMQEFAYGKSQVPCLFIFGDSLSDSGNNNNLVTLSKVNYKPYGIDFPTGPTGRFSNGLTSIDILAQLLGFEEFIPPFANTMGSNILKGVNYASGSAGIRNETGKHLGADIDLGLQLQNHKTIIARISNMLGGLQQASQYLNRCLYYVNIGSNDYINNYFLPQFYSSSRVYNPTQYAQDLIDRLSQSIKTLHIAGARKMMLVGVGPIGCTPNAIATHGSCIQEPNAAALIFSSKLKSLVNRLNRKFTGSKFIFRNSTTDYYTSLKSYRVTNAACCRLVLNSLCALNQTPCENRNEYMFWDGFHPTSAANKLTALRSYNSTNLDFVYPMNVQQLIQL, via the exons ATGGATTTTGAAACAAAAACATTGTTGatttttcctctttttctcttGGCTGCATGCTACATGCAAGAATTTGCCTATGGAAAATCCCAAGTGCCTTGTCTTTTTATTTTTGGTGACTCTCTATCTGATAGTGGAAACAACAATAATCTTGTTACACTTTCAAAGGTTAATTACAAACCATATGGCATAGACTTTCCAACAGGACCAACTGGAAGATTTTCTAATGGACTAACATCAATTGACATACTTG cTCAACTTTTGGGATTTGAGGAGTTCATTCCCCCCTTTGCAAATACTATGGGCTCAAATATATTAAAAGGTGTTAACTATGCATCTGGTTCGGCTGGAATTCGCAATGAGACGGGCAAACATTtg GGTGCTGATATCGATTTGGGATTACAATTACAAAATCACAAAACCATAATTGCTCGAATATCAAATATGCTTGGTGGTCTTCAACAAGCTTCACAATATCTAAATCGGTGCTTGTATTATGTGAATATAGGAAGCAAcgattatataaacaattattttcTTCCTCAATTCTATTCATCAAGTCGCGTCTATAACCCTACTCAATACGCTCAAGATCTTATCGACCGATTATCTCAATCTATAAAG ACTCTGCATATTGCTGGTGCAAGAAAAATGATGCTAGTTGGTGTAGGACCTATAGGTTGCACTCCAAATGCCATTGCTACTCATGGATCATGTATTCAAGAGCCGAATGCTGCTGCATTAATTTTCAGTAGCAAACTTAAATCTCTAGTGAATAGACTCAATAGGAAATTCACTGGTTCTAAATTCATTTTTAGAAACAGTACAACAGACTACTATACTAGTTTAAAAA GTTATAGAGTTACGAATGCTGCTTGCTGTCGATTGGTATTGAATTCGTTGTGTGCTCTTAATCAAACTCCATGTGAGAATAGAAATGAGTATATGTTTTGGGATGGATTTCACCCAACTTCGGCTGCGAATAAACTTACGGCATTGCGTTCATACAATTCTACAAATCTAGACTTCGTATACCCAATGAATGTTCAACAACTTATTCAGTTATGA